AAGACATGTCTTACAAAAAAAATAGCACTTTGTCAGTGCTATTTTTTTTAGGGAATGAAATTAGGGAACAAGAGACCTACAGTAGCTTCAATAAAAGCAAATAAATAACATTTATTCTTCTTTATCTCGATAGTGAACCATCACAGAACCACAGACATTGCCTACTGTCACCTCTTTAACCGTGTGATAATCAACCTGTTTGAAGAATTCTTTAAATTTTCCTGAGGTTGCATACACCGCAACACCCTCACTATCGGGATGTTCATCAAGAACTGTATTTACAGCGGCCATTAAGTAGTGACCAAAACCATGCTGTTGATGCAGTGGATGAACTGCGATAAAGGATAAAAAGTGAAATATTTTTAACGGCACAGCAGCCAATACAGTGTGCTCTTTTTGCATCATTTGTTTGGTACTAAAGTAACCTGCATTCAACAGCATCTTTAAACGCCAATGCCAAAAACGATCACTCGCCAATGTTTCATCAGGGCTATTAATACAAGCAACACCAACCATAGCCTCACCTAGATACAGTCCAATCATAGGCTGTTTAGCTTGCCAGAAAGCATTAAGTTCTTCCCTGATAGCACCACGAAGACGTTGCTCATAATCTTCTTTATCGCTTTTAAAAATATCCAAAAAAACGGGGTCATCATGATAGGCCTGATATAAAAGGGACGCGGCTAATTTCAATTCATGAGCACCCAAATATGTCGCTCGAATATTAACGTCTTGATTTATATTGCTATCAACACTACTTTCTACCGATACTGTCTCACTCATTATTATCCCTACTCTGACGATGGATGATCATTAATTTAACAACCCACCATACCAGTATAATTTCAAATAGGTCAAATATAATAAGTTTATAACAAACTGTTACTATAGATGTGGAGATAAAAAATACCCCGCTATGCGGGGGATTTAAAAATTCAAGAAAACTGATAATTAATTTGCTATAACCTTATCAATTTTTGAATAATCTCCACCATTACCTGTTTCTACTAGTTGGCCATTAATAAACTGGAGGAAAGTACATTCATCTTTTGTCGTTAAACCATCTTTATGTTTGCGTTGGGTGCGATAATATAGAACGCGCACTGTATTATCGCCATCAGCATAAGTCTCAGAAAAATCAGAAACACCTAAATTTTCTTGTATATCCATAAATGAAGTGCCTAATTGTACTTTGGCAATTTTCTTACGATTTTTATAAGTTCGGTCTTCGCTATCACCAACAAAACCATGATCCATTCCGTCGTCATTTATTTTAATAACACATCCAGATAATGTCATAGCTAGTGGAGCTGCAATCAGTAAAGCTATTATTGATTTTTTCATGTCTATATTTCCTAAGGTGTTTTAATATTTATTATAATGCTCAGATGTATTAAGGCAAAAAACAAGCCAAATAATTAAGTGACTGAATTTAAAGAGTTTTAAAAAATAAGAAAATGAAAACCAAGACATCTTTAGTTATATTGGCTAAAATATAGTTAAATTAATTATTCATATTCCAAATCAGTAAGTAAAATGACAATTATCGATGAAATTTTAATCTGCGCAAATCAATTAGCTAATGCCGGAACAAAGCCGACAGTTGCTTTAGTAAAAGCAAAGCTAAGTCAACGTGCTCCATTAGCTACGGTAATAACTACTCTGAAAGGCTGGCAGCATCAACCCGACTTTATTGCTCCTACTATTAATGAAGAACAAGTAGTGAATAACGATTCATCGGCAAAAAACACGTCGGAGTTACTGGAATCCTTACTTGAAAATGGTGTGATAAAAAAAGTGATTCAACAATCATTAGCTTTGGAATTAACTGAAATGAAAAAAGAACTATATGAGATGAAGTTGCTCATCAACAACTTAAGTGAGCAACTGACTAAAAAGTAGGAATGATTTAATCTTTGCTATTATGATTTTTCACTCACTACATTTTTATGAGTTAACTGACTTATAAACTCAGCTAATGAATCGCTGAGTTTTTTATGCGGCTTACAACCAACTTGTTCGACCCAGACCTCTCCACTACTGTTATCTACAGAAATAATCATGTCTTCCTCGTCGGTAACAGCGAAAAAAACAGTTTCAACTTGCTTTAACTTTTGTTTCATTAAAATATGACCGATGATATTTTCTTGTAATCGTTCAAAATCGTCTTTGTTCCAAGCAAAAAGAAGAGATAATTCACCGTCATCAGACTGCGCTTCAATATCACCGCTAAAAATAGTGGTGAAATATATTTTAATATCCGGATGTAATTCAATATTTAATGCTGACTCGACATTCTCAAAAGAGAGTGCTTCTTCTTTGTTATCAGCTAATTGAACACTTTCCATTGCAACGGCTTGCCAGTAATGGTGACTAGTATCATGTGAACCTAAGTCACACGGTGATGGCCATTGTTCATCATGTTCTACTGTAGGAAGATGTCCAAATTGCTCGACGTGTTGTTGACTATAGCTTTTACTGAAGTTTAAAATCGCTTGCGTTAAAGTTTTATTTGTAGATGTCATATAAAGAAAAGATCCTTTAAAATAGCGAGATACTAGCTCACTACTGAAAAATTTTATGGCCAATTATCAAAATGCAACGGAACTCAGCAAATTAACACTGGGGAAAAGTACACAATATTGCAGCGAATATACCGCAGATTTGCTACAAGGAGTACCTAGAAGTTTAAATAGGGACGACTTAGCACTAAATCAAAGTAATTTACCTTTTGTAGGTGAGGATGTTTGGTATGGATATGAACTATCATGGTTAAATGGAAAGGGTAAGCCCGTTGTCGCTGTTGCTGAATTTCGATTTGCTTGCACCAGTGACAATATTGTTGAATCAAAGTCGTTTAAACTTTATTTAAATAGCTTTAATCAAACACGGTTTTCCAGCATTAAAGACGTAGAGAAAGTATTAACTAAAGATCTATCAAAAATAGCTGGCTCTGAGGCAAGCGTAAATTTGTTTGGTGTTGATCACTGCCCTGCCTTAGATATTGCCAAAAAATCAGATAAATGTATTTGTATTGATGGTGAAGATATCAGCATAGACAATTATCAATATGACCCACAATTGCTCGCTACAGCACAAGATGAAAGATCAGGATCTCAAATTGAAGAGTATTTAGTTAGCCATCTATTAAAATCTAATTGTTTAATAACTAATCAGCCAGATTGGGCGAGCATCTATATCCATTACCGTGGTAAAGCGATAGATCATTCATCATTGCTAAAGTATTTAATATCCTTTCGCCAGCACAATGAATTTCATGAACAATGTGTAGAGAGAATCTACTGTGATTTACAGCAATTTTGTCAACTTGATGAGTTAACCATTTTTGCACGCTACACCAGACGAGGAGGGTTAGATATTAACCCATTCAGAAGTAGTCATATTGAACAAGCTCCTTTTGCCAGAACATTGCGCCAATAACAGAGAGCACTCCTATAAAAAAAAAAAGCATAGAGCGACATAACATGCGTGCTTTATGCTTTTATATGACTATTTCTTCTCTGGAAAATCGACACCCATCCATGCTTTAAAAAATGCTTTTTGTTCGACACTTGCCTTTGCAATTGGAATGATTTTTAACTTATTTTTAGGTATCGCTGCCAGTTTAAGACGGCTAGTTATTAACTTATCTCTTCGAAAATAGGTAACCGTAATAGTTTGTTTCGGTTTAAAATCTTTTAAACGGTTATCAAGTTCATTGTCGAGCAGGCGCAGTCCATCGATTGCAACAATGACATCTTCTGTCGTAAGTCCTGCGTCCCATGCTGGACTATTTTTCTCTACCGATGAAACAATTAAATCATGGTTATCTAGCTTAGTTTTAAGACCAGTCCAAACTTTAGATTGCTCACTCGATTTATCCTTAACATTTTTAGCATAACTCATCTTTAGACCAGCTTTAGCTAATAAACGGTTAAAATTAATTTTTGTTGTTCCTTGGATATTTTTTTGCCACCAAACTTGATAGTCGTCACCTGTTATCTGTTCTAATATACTTAAAACATCTTGTTCATCATAGCCTTTTGGCAGGCGATGTTGTTGGTAAAGTTGATTGTGTGCATTTCGATAACTTTTCGATAATGCAGTTTTAGCGAGAATATCAAAATCAAGTAACCAAGAGGCTAAAAATCCTTCTGAATAAATGTTCACGCTATGATTATTACCATAATCTCCTCCCTCACTTATCCAAGCATCAAAGCTTGCTTGTGCCACACTCTGACTTTCTTTCCCTGGTTTATGAGCATGCGCGGTAATTCGTTTAGCTAACGCAGTAAAAAATTCATCTGTCGTCATTAAATTACCACGTAATAAAAGCTGGTATTGCAAATAACTGGTTGAACCTTCTACTAACCATAACAAGTTAGAGTAATTTTCTTGTTGATAATCGTAAGGCACAATGCCTTTCGGGCGATACTGCTTTACATTCCATGTATGAACAAATTCGTGAGCAGCAACAGCAATAAAACTGAGGTAATCTTTTCGGGTTGAAAATTTAAAACGCGAACGCTGAATTATGGTTGAATTTACATGCTCTGTTGCACCGCGAGCACCACTCGTTGCGTGCACCATAAATACATAACGCTTAAAAGGGTATCCCTGCCAAACATGCTTACTTTGTTTTACCAATATTTGTAAATCTTTAACCATTTTCGCACTGTCGTAATTACCTTCTCCCCATATGACCAGTTCATACTGTCGATTATCAACGCTAAACTGATAGTGTTCATTAATACCGCTTTCAATAGGAGAATCTACTAGTTGATCATAATCATGGGCAATAAATTGATGGCTATTATTACCGGATTCAAGACCAGAAAAGCTTTTCCATAATTTAGGCACTGAAAGCTGTACGATATGTTCTGAACTTCGACTTGCCTGACTGTACATAACAACGGCGGAGCTATCTAAAAAAGCATGGCTATCATCAATATGACGAGTTCTTTTCGCCAATTGGTTTGCATAAACTTGGTAAGTTAAAGTGATTTTTTTGTTTTTAGCATCACTCACCTGCCACGTATTTTTATCTATTTTATGCCAGCTAAGCACATTACCTTGGCTATCTTGAGCAATGAATTCACGAATTCCATTGGCTAAGTTGAGCGTCTCGTATCGACCGGTACGCCAAGTAGGAAGATAAAAGTTAACTTTACTTTCATTTACTTGCTCAAATTTAAGTTCAACGTTCGCTAAATGGTGCTCTGGTTGCTCTACGCTGATGTTAACTTCTACACTCGCATTAGCTGATATCAGCTGTGTAAAAAATAAAGATATTGCTATTATTAATTTAATTTTATAATTAAATACGCGCGTAAATTCGCTCATTATTGGTACACAAAGTTGTTGCTATAAGATGGCGCTATTTTACCAATGAAAAATTGCTCAATACTATTAAAATTTACTGTAGAACAATGAAAGTAATCTTTTTTCACTCACATACTGATAAATAACATTTTTATGGTATAAACTGTCTTATAATAAGAACAAAGTAATAGTATAGTAATAAACTATTTATCAAGATAAATAGCAGAAAACAAAGCATTAATTATGTTATTTAGACTATATTACGCACTAACTATTCCTCTGCATTAGGATTTATTGGTTTTATGAATGACAGTTCTGTTGCCCAAAAGCAGCTAGTTGCACTAAAAAGAAAACTTGATACTGCCATCGAGTCTCGTAGTTCACTAGAAGATGATTTTAATCTGCAATCTAATCTGCTCATTCAATTTATTGGTAAATTAACGCTAGTTTCCAAAGGCATTGATCTTGAGCTGGATAACCGTCTGGCGCAATTAAGAACCCTATTTACCAAGTCAGCTCCAATCTCTGAGATTGAAGAGAAAATTGCAGTTATCTCGAAATTGTTGCAACAACACAGCATAACCAATAGAAAGAATATTTCTCATGTCCATGAGCAGTTTAGCCAAGCAGGTGAAAGCTTACAAAAAATAAATGGCTTACCTGGAGATTTACGTAGAGATCTGCGTACCTTGTTAACAGAAACCAAAGAAGGTAAAGATTCTTTAATCCAGTATATTCCTCTATTAAGTCAATTATTGACCTTTTATGATCATTCTCTAAAAGCCAAAAGTGGTATGGCTAATCAAGGTATTTTGCAGGCTCCTCCTGTTACTTCACCCGAAAATAAAAATGCTATAGTCGGTGGCTCTGTAATCTTGGATGCTCAATTTCTTGAAAAAATTTCAATTTCACTCGGTGCTTTGCCATTATCTAAAGCGCACACGAGTGATTTATTAGCCATTAAGAAAAAACTAATGACTAATCAATCAAGTGAGAAAGTACTGCAAAATTTCATTGATATTTTTGATGTTATTGTCGCTGATTTTAAAGATGAGCAAAAAAATGCTAAAAACTTTTTAACCACGCTAAGTGCCACGTTAACAACGGTACAAAGTGCCGTTAAAGATACCATTGTTACACAGAAAAACTCGCAAAAAGCCAACGATATAATCAATCTCAAGTTACAAAGCCAGTTACTCGATATGACTGGGACCGTAGAGAAAGCGTTAACATTGAGTCAAGTAAAAGAAGATATTAATGAAAAACTACAAGTCATTGCTAATACGTTAGAGCAAAAATCAAAATTTGAACAACAAAATCACCAGCAATTAGCTGATAAGCTTAATGATATGTCGGCCAAAGTTGAACAACTTGAACAACAGAGCGAGATGTTTGAAGAAAAACTGGCCGAACAGCAAAGAAAAAGTATGCAAGATGCTCTAACCAAACTAGCTAACAGAGCTGCTTTTGATGATTTCTTTGCAAAATCAATGATCCGTTTTCATCGTAAATCATTCCCGCTTGCCTTAGTCGTTATTGATATCGATGACTTTAAAAAGATTAACGATACATATGGACATACCGCTGGCGATAAAACATTACAAGTCATTGCTAACTCAATTGTAAAAAATGTAAGTAAAGGGGTTTTTGTTGGTCGTTATGGTGGCGAAGAGTTTGTTCTTATTTATTCTAAAATCCAAGAAGAAGCATTAACCGCTGAACTCAATGCTTTGAATAACTTCGTAGCTCGCTTACCTTTTAAGTTTAAAACGAATAAAGTAAGCATTACCCTTTCAATTGGCGCAACGCATATAAAACCTGACGATAACATCCATATTGCTTTTGAACGCGCAGACCAAGCGATGTATAAAGCAAAAAAACAAGGCAAGAACCAAGTTATTTACGTTAAGTAGCGATAAAAAGACACGGCTTAATCGCAGCCTTCACATCTCACCAAGAACAGCTGTATTTTATCATAAGTGATTAGCATAAAAGGAGTGAGCTATGCATACTCAAATTAATCCGGTTGGAAATATGAACTTGCTTTCGCAAGCAGAAGTTGACCAACTGCAACAATCCGTTAGTAGTACCTTATACACACTTTATAGAAATTGTTCTCTCGCTGTCCTCAACGCAGGCTCAAATACTGATGATGCCGAAGAAATTTATCAAAAATATCTTTCATTCGAAATACAGGTATTAAGACGAGAGCGTGGCGTAAAAATTGATTTAAAAAATCCACCAACTCACGCTTTTGTTGACGATAAAATAATCCGAGGTATTAGAGAACATCTATCGGCAGTATTGCGCGATATTCTTTTTCTCCATAGTAGCTACAGAAGAGTCCCTTCCTCGTCGGAAGGTATTACCGATGAAATTTTTGACATATTAAGAAATGCCGATCTAATATTACCAGAAACTGGGGCGAACTTAGTCACTTGCTGGGGTGGTCACTCAATTAAACACAATGAGTATAAATATACTAAAGATGTCGGTTACCAACTTGGTTTACGCGGATTTAACATATGTACAGGTTGTGGTCCAGGCGCAATGAAGGGCCCTATGAAAGGCGCAACCATTGGCCACGCTAAGCAACGTATCAAAGAAGGACGTTATATAGGCTTAACCGAACCAAGCATTATTGCAGCAGAGCCACCAAACGCAATAGTTAATGAATTAGTAATCATGCCCGATATTGAAAAACGCTTAGAAGCATTTGTACGCATGTCACACGGCATAATTATATTCCCGGGTGGAGCTGGAACGGCCGAAGAGCTGCTCTATATTTTGGGCATTATGCTTAACGAAAATAATTCGGAGCAACAGTTACCTATTATTCTGACAGGGCCTGCAAGCGCTGTTGAATATTTTAATGAAATAGATCTTTTTATTGGCGCCACTCTTGGCAAAAAAGCACAGTCGCTGTATCAAATAGTCGTTGATGATGCTGTTAAA
The DNA window shown above is from Colwellia psychrerythraea 34H and carries:
- a CDS encoding GNAT family N-acetyltransferase, whose protein sequence is MSETVSVESSVDSNINQDVNIRATYLGAHELKLAASLLYQAYHDDPVFLDIFKSDKEDYEQRLRGAIREELNAFWQAKQPMIGLYLGEAMVGVACINSPDETLASDRFWHWRLKMLLNAGYFSTKQMMQKEHTVLAAVPLKIFHFLSFIAVHPLHQQHGFGHYLMAAVNTVLDEHPDSEGVAVYATSGKFKEFFKQVDYHTVKEVTVGNVCGSVMVHYRDKEE
- a CDS encoding DUF3192 domain-containing protein, which encodes MKKSIIALLIAAPLAMTLSGCVIKINDDGMDHGFVGDSEDRTYKNRKKIAKVQLGTSFMDIQENLGVSDFSETYADGDNTVRVLYYRTQRKHKDGLTTKDECTFLQFINGQLVETGNGGDYSKIDKVIAN
- the syd gene encoding SecY-interacting protein — translated: MTSTNKTLTQAILNFSKSYSQQHVEQFGHLPTVEHDEQWPSPCDLGSHDTSHHYWQAVAMESVQLADNKEEALSFENVESALNIELHPDIKIYFTTIFSGDIEAQSDDGELSLLFAWNKDDFERLQENIIGHILMKQKLKQVETVFFAVTDEEDMIISVDNSSGEVWVEQVGCKPHKKLSDSLAEFISQLTHKNVVSEKS
- the queF gene encoding NADPH-dependent 7-cyano-7-deazaguanine reductase QueF (Catalyzes the NADPH-dependent reduction of 7-cyano-7-deazaguanine (preQ0) to 7-aminomethyl-7-deazaguanine (preQ1) in queuosine biosynthesis), with translation MANYQNATELSKLTLGKSTQYCSEYTADLLQGVPRSLNRDDLALNQSNLPFVGEDVWYGYELSWLNGKGKPVVAVAEFRFACTSDNIVESKSFKLYLNSFNQTRFSSIKDVEKVLTKDLSKIAGSEASVNLFGVDHCPALDIAKKSDKCICIDGEDISIDNYQYDPQLLATAQDERSGSQIEEYLVSHLLKSNCLITNQPDWASIYIHYRGKAIDHSSLLKYLISFRQHNEFHEQCVERIYCDLQQFCQLDELTIFARYTRRGGLDINPFRSSHIEQAPFARTLRQ
- a CDS encoding M61 family metallopeptidase; this encodes MSEFTRVFNYKIKLIIAISLFFTQLISANASVEVNISVEQPEHHLANVELKFEQVNESKVNFYLPTWRTGRYETLNLANGIREFIAQDSQGNVLSWHKIDKNTWQVSDAKNKKITLTYQVYANQLAKRTRHIDDSHAFLDSSAVVMYSQASRSSEHIVQLSVPKLWKSFSGLESGNNSHQFIAHDYDQLVDSPIESGINEHYQFSVDNRQYELVIWGEGNYDSAKMVKDLQILVKQSKHVWQGYPFKRYVFMVHATSGARGATEHVNSTIIQRSRFKFSTRKDYLSFIAVAAHEFVHTWNVKQYRPKGIVPYDYQQENYSNLLWLVEGSTSYLQYQLLLRGNLMTTDEFFTALAKRITAHAHKPGKESQSVAQASFDAWISEGGDYGNNHSVNIYSEGFLASWLLDFDILAKTALSKSYRNAHNQLYQQHRLPKGYDEQDVLSILEQITGDDYQVWWQKNIQGTTKINFNRLLAKAGLKMSYAKNVKDKSSEQSKVWTGLKTKLDNHDLIVSSVEKNSPAWDAGLTTEDVIVAIDGLRLLDNELDNRLKDFKPKQTITVTYFRRDKLITSRLKLAAIPKNKLKIIPIAKASVEQKAFFKAWMGVDFPEKK
- a CDS encoding GGDEF domain-containing protein — translated: MNDSSVAQKQLVALKRKLDTAIESRSSLEDDFNLQSNLLIQFIGKLTLVSKGIDLELDNRLAQLRTLFTKSAPISEIEEKIAVISKLLQQHSITNRKNISHVHEQFSQAGESLQKINGLPGDLRRDLRTLLTETKEGKDSLIQYIPLLSQLLTFYDHSLKAKSGMANQGILQAPPVTSPENKNAIVGGSVILDAQFLEKISISLGALPLSKAHTSDLLAIKKKLMTNQSSEKVLQNFIDIFDVIVADFKDEQKNAKNFLTTLSATLTTVQSAVKDTIVTQKNSQKANDIINLKLQSQLLDMTGTVEKALTLSQVKEDINEKLQVIANTLEQKSKFEQQNHQQLADKLNDMSAKVEQLEQQSEMFEEKLAEQQRKSMQDALTKLANRAAFDDFFAKSMIRFHRKSFPLALVVIDIDDFKKINDTYGHTAGDKTLQVIANSIVKNVSKGVFVGRYGGEEFVLIYSKIQEEALTAELNALNNFVARLPFKFKTNKVSITLSIGATHIKPDDNIHIAFERADQAMYKAKKQGKNQVIYVK
- the ppnN gene encoding nucleotide 5'-monophosphate nucleosidase PpnN; protein product: MHTQINPVGNMNLLSQAEVDQLQQSVSSTLYTLYRNCSLAVLNAGSNTDDAEEIYQKYLSFEIQVLRRERGVKIDLKNPPTHAFVDDKIIRGIREHLSAVLRDILFLHSSYRRVPSSSEGITDEIFDILRNADLILPETGANLVTCWGGHSIKHNEYKYTKDVGYQLGLRGFNICTGCGPGAMKGPMKGATIGHAKQRIKEGRYIGLTEPSIIAAEPPNAIVNELVIMPDIEKRLEAFVRMSHGIIIFPGGAGTAEELLYILGIMLNENNSEQQLPIILTGPASAVEYFNEIDLFIGATLGKKAQSLYQIVVDDAVKVAQVMKQGLDKVLAHRKATGDAFHFNWSLMIADDFQHPFEPTHENMANLNISNELPTAELAANLRRAFSGIVAGNVKSGGIKAIREFGPFEISGDKKIMALMDKLLASFVTQQRMKLPGSEYIPCYKVIEG